From a single Coriobacteriaceae bacterium genomic region:
- the rsmG gene encoding 16S rRNA (guanine(527)-N(7))-methyltransferase RsmG, which yields MLTNEQASLMLSRLISYCKDYSLKVSDDSLRVCIQHLDLVLEANKSTNLTRILNVDDAAILHILDSLVLLPYINKAPEGALLDMGTGAGFPGIPLTIASGRKATYIDSVGKKVDAVNSFVKELGLKHAHAVHDRLEEYARSHKKQFAVVTARALAPLPVLVEYASPFLKDGGFFVITKGNPSDDELQSGMAAAKICGYTTLLTDDLNLPNDLGHREFIILKKSRPSSVSLPRANGMAKKNPLA from the coding sequence GTGTTAACTAATGAGCAGGCAAGCCTGATGCTGTCCCGTCTCATATCGTATTGTAAAGACTATTCTTTGAAGGTCTCCGACGATAGTCTTCGTGTCTGTATCCAGCATCTTGATCTTGTTCTGGAAGCCAATAAGAGTACTAATTTAACACGCATCCTAAATGTCGATGATGCTGCTATCCTCCATATTCTTGACTCACTTGTTCTGCTTCCCTATATTAATAAAGCTCCTGAAGGCGCTTTGCTGGATATGGGTACCGGTGCTGGCTTCCCCGGTATTCCGCTGACTATTGCAAGCGGACGAAAGGCTACCTATATCGATTCGGTTGGCAAGAAGGTTGATGCCGTTAATTCCTTTGTTAAGGAGCTTGGCCTTAAGCATGCTCATGCCGTTCACGATCGTCTTGAGGAATATGCCCGATCCCATAAGAAACAATTTGCTGTCGTTACTGCTCGCGCGCTTGCACCGTTACCAGTTCTCGTTGAGTACGCTTCTCCTTTCTTAAAAGATGGAGGCTTCTTTGTCATTACTAAGGGGAACCCGTCGGACGATGAACTTCAGTCTGGCATGGCTGCTGCTAAGATATGCGGGTATACCACGCTTCTGACGGATGATTTGAATTTGCCAAATGACTTGGGTCATCGTGAGTTCATAATTTTAAAAAAGTCTCGTCCGTCATCCGTTTCTCTTCCTCGTGCTAATGGCATGGCGAAGAAGAATCCGCTTGCCTAG
- a CDS encoding D-alanine--D-alanine ligase, translated as MPGKSLENMHVAVLAGGHSAEREISLNSGKNVVVALKEAGYTSVELLDTAADDFMVTMATGGFDVAFIAMHGAGGEDGAMQGAMETLGIPYTASGVLASACGADKEVSKLLYAKAGIPIAPGLALEAGDEIDIDRIVEICGERCFVKPAVNGSSYGISLVHEPSELPAAIAKAFEYGDKVLVEKCIEGTEITVGVYGEDDVRALPIVEIRKPEDCEFYDLDVKYVDPTDIHRIPAQISPENYARAQELACAAHKALGCLGISRSDFIVSEDGPVILETNTIPGMTDTSLYPDEIRHTDDMTFPQVCDSLIRMGLRRAGVAC; from the coding sequence ATGCCGGGTAAAAGCCTAGAGAACATGCACGTAGCGGTCTTGGCGGGCGGCCATTCCGCCGAACGCGAGATTTCGCTCAATTCGGGAAAGAATGTCGTGGTGGCACTGAAGGAGGCTGGCTACACCTCGGTGGAGCTGCTCGATACCGCCGCCGATGACTTTATGGTGACCATGGCGACGGGCGGCTTCGACGTGGCGTTTATTGCCATGCACGGCGCCGGCGGCGAGGATGGCGCCATGCAGGGGGCCATGGAGACGCTGGGTATCCCCTACACGGCGTCGGGCGTGCTCGCCAGCGCATGTGGCGCCGATAAGGAGGTTTCAAAGCTTCTGTATGCCAAGGCGGGCATCCCCATTGCCCCTGGCCTGGCACTTGAGGCGGGCGACGAGATCGATATCGATCGTATCGTCGAGATTTGTGGCGAGCGTTGCTTTGTAAAGCCCGCCGTCAACGGCTCTAGCTACGGCATTTCGCTTGTACACGAGCCCTCCGAGTTGCCGGCGGCAATCGCCAAGGCTTTTGAGTACGGCGATAAGGTGCTGGTCGAAAAGTGCATCGAGGGAACCGAGATCACCGTGGGCGTATATGGCGAGGACGACGTGCGCGCGCTGCCGATTGTGGAGATTCGCAAGCCTGAGGACTGCGAGTTCTACGACCTGGATGTAAAGTACGTCGATCCCACGGATATCCACCGCATTCCGGCGCAGATTTCGCCCGAAAACTATGCGCGTGCCCAGGAACTTGCCTGTGCGGCCCATAAGGCCCTCGGCTGTCTGGGCATTTCGCGCAGCGATTTTATCGTGAGCGAGGACGGCCCTGTCATTCTCGAGACCAACACCATTCCCGGCATGACCGATACGTCGCTGTATCCTGACGAGATTCGCCATACCGACGACATGACGTTCCCGCAAGTGTGCGACAGCCTGATCCGTATGGGTCTCCGTCGAGCAGGCGTTGCATGCTAA
- the rlmN gene encoding 23S rRNA (adenine(2503)-C(2))-methyltransferase RlmN, with protein MNPRTKSQDIRDLSQNDIRELVAELGQPAFRAKQLIEWVFEKNVCSFDDMTNLPKAFREQLKEAFAFDTPTELAKQVSKDGSRKYLLEYHDGISVETVGMPRRNKLSVCVSTQAGCGMGCAFCATGLNGLKRSLTAQEIVDQVLHVSNDFGERATSVVFMGQGEPFANYDEVLKALRILNDPDGIGIGARHLTVSTSGVIPGIRKFADIPEQFTLAVSLHSAIQSTRNKLMPGVKKYTLLRLHEALQLYTEKTGRRPTYEYAMIEGVNDTNPEMQALCDFCEGTLCHVNLIQLNDIEGSPLKPSPIHKVEDLQRRLESRGIETTIRNSRGNDIDAACGQLKQRFKVQKNA; from the coding sequence ATGAATCCCAGGACTAAATCTCAAGACATTCGCGACTTGAGCCAAAACGATATTCGTGAACTTGTCGCCGAACTCGGCCAACCCGCTTTTCGCGCAAAGCAGCTCATCGAATGGGTTTTTGAGAAGAACGTTTGTTCGTTTGATGATATGACCAACCTTCCCAAGGCCTTCCGCGAGCAGCTGAAGGAGGCATTTGCCTTCGACACGCCGACCGAGCTCGCCAAACAGGTGTCTAAGGATGGCTCTCGTAAATACCTACTCGAGTACCACGACGGCATCTCCGTCGAGACCGTCGGCATGCCTCGTCGAAACAAGCTGTCTGTCTGTGTATCCACCCAAGCCGGCTGTGGCATGGGCTGCGCTTTTTGCGCTACCGGCCTGAACGGCCTCAAGCGTTCGCTGACCGCTCAGGAAATCGTTGACCAGGTACTCCATGTTTCTAACGACTTTGGTGAGCGCGCGACGAGCGTAGTGTTCATGGGTCAGGGTGAGCCTTTCGCCAACTACGACGAGGTCCTCAAGGCGCTGCGCATTCTTAATGACCCTGACGGTATCGGTATTGGAGCGCGCCACCTCACTGTCTCCACCAGCGGCGTTATTCCTGGTATTCGTAAGTTTGCAGACATTCCTGAGCAGTTCACGCTCGCTGTCTCGCTGCACTCTGCCATTCAATCCACCCGCAATAAACTCATGCCGGGCGTTAAGAAGTACACACTTCTGCGCCTTCACGAGGCTCTTCAGCTCTACACCGAAAAGACCGGCCGCCGACCGACGTACGAATATGCCATGATCGAAGGCGTCAATGACACCAACCCCGAGATGCAGGCGCTCTGCGACTTCTGCGAGGGCACGCTGTGCCACGTCAACCTGATCCAGCTCAACGATATCGAGGGCAGCCCTCTCAAGCCCTCGCCGATTCATAAGGTTGAAGACCTTCAGCGTCGTCTTGAGTCCCGTGGTATTGAGACCACCATCCGTAACTCTCGCGGCAACGATATCGACGCTGCTTGCGGCCAACTCAAGCAGCGCTTCAAGGTTCAGAAAAACGCGTAG
- a CDS encoding AAA family ATPase, whose protein sequence is MGFRDVKRSKSAKDTRIIAIINQKGGVGKSTTAVNLAAALGEQGRKTLIVDFDPQGNSTSGFGIEKEELDHCIYDALLNDVPAESLVLDTNCKKVFVIPATIQLAGAEIELVSAIARETRLKDLLEPIQDEFDFIFIDCPPSLGLLTINALTAADSVLIPIQCEYYALEGVTKLLESMKMVKTRLNKSLGTYGVLMTMYDSRTSLSNQVVEEVQSYFGDKAFKTLIPRTVKISEAPSFGEPVITYAPQNKGAKAYMNLAKEVIKRA, encoded by the coding sequence GTGGGATTTCGCGACGTTAAGCGTTCTAAGAGCGCAAAAGACACGCGTATCATTGCTATCATCAACCAAAAAGGCGGCGTAGGTAAGTCCACCACAGCTGTAAACCTTGCAGCAGCGTTGGGTGAACAGGGACGAAAGACGCTCATTGTTGATTTTGACCCACAGGGTAATAGTACGAGTGGTTTTGGAATCGAAAAAGAAGAACTCGATCACTGCATCTACGATGCATTGTTGAATGATGTGCCGGCCGAATCACTTGTTCTTGATACGAATTGCAAAAAGGTATTCGTAATTCCAGCTACCATCCAGCTTGCAGGCGCTGAAATCGAGCTCGTCAGTGCGATTGCACGTGAAACTCGCTTAAAGGATCTGCTTGAACCAATTCAGGATGAGTTTGACTTCATCTTTATCGATTGCCCGCCTTCACTGGGTTTGCTAACGATTAATGCGTTGACAGCGGCAGACAGCGTTTTGATTCCGATACAGTGCGAATATTACGCACTCGAAGGTGTCACAAAACTGCTTGAATCGATGAAGATGGTTAAGACACGCCTAAATAAGAGCCTTGGTACTTATGGCGTGCTTATGACTATGTACGATTCGCGCACATCGCTTTCGAACCAGGTTGTCGAAGAGGTTCAATCGTATTTTGGCGACAAGGCGTTCAAGACTTTGATTCCACGTACCGTTAAAATTTCAGAAGCACCGTCGTTCGGTGAGCCTGTAATTACCTATGCGCCACAGAATAAGGGCGCAAAGGCGTATATGAACCTTGCTAAAGAGGTGATTAAACGTGCCTAG
- a CDS encoding ParB/RepB/Spo0J family partition protein yields the protein MPSPKKRGGLGRGLNALVSEAEYETGGSATSASNAASETKLPIEDIVPNPNQPRIHFNETELRELGESIQEHGVLQPLLVRKHGNGYEIIAGERRYQASKLAGLEELPVIIKDVDDEEMLALALIENLQRSDLNPVEEAKGYRQLIDSSGMTQEALSKAVSKSRSAITNSLRLLDLPEVVQQMIFEGKLTAGHARAILAVPYEEARIKLAEKVVAEGLSVRATENLAPLFSAGETPKTPRPATPQSFKKAARVLRQVFNTNVRVKSSRGKNKIEIEFKDEEELSRILGEMIQFDQGGQDEE from the coding sequence GTGCCTAGCCCTAAGAAGCGCGGCGGCTTGGGTCGTGGACTCAATGCACTGGTCTCGGAAGCTGAATATGAGACTGGTGGATCTGCAACGTCAGCATCAAATGCTGCTTCGGAAACTAAACTTCCGATTGAGGATATCGTTCCGAACCCAAATCAGCCACGAATTCATTTCAATGAGACAGAACTTCGGGAGTTGGGTGAGTCAATCCAGGAACATGGCGTTTTGCAGCCGCTTCTTGTGCGTAAGCACGGTAATGGCTATGAAATTATTGCTGGTGAACGTCGCTATCAGGCTTCAAAGCTTGCTGGTCTTGAAGAACTTCCCGTTATCATTAAAGACGTTGATGATGAGGAGATGCTTGCACTCGCGCTAATCGAAAACCTTCAGCGCTCAGACCTCAACCCCGTCGAAGAGGCTAAGGGATATCGACAGCTCATCGATTCGAGCGGTATGACTCAAGAAGCCTTGTCAAAGGCTGTCAGCAAGTCTCGTTCTGCAATCACCAATTCGTTGCGCTTGCTTGATCTTCCAGAGGTAGTTCAGCAGATGATTTTCGAAGGCAAGCTCACCGCTGGTCATGCTCGTGCAATTCTTGCGGTTCCGTATGAAGAAGCGCGCATTAAGCTTGCTGAGAAGGTTGTTGCCGAGGGATTGTCTGTCCGCGCGACAGAAAATCTTGCTCCATTGTTTTCTGCCGGAGAGACGCCTAAGACACCTCGCCCTGCAACGCCTCAGTCTTTTAAGAAGGCTGCACGCGTTCTGCGTCAGGTGTTTAACACGAACGTTCGCGTTAAGAGCTCGCGCGGCAAGAATAAAATCGAGATTGAGTTTAAGGATGAGGAAGAACTGTCTCGAATTCTTGGTGAAATGATTCAATTTGATCAGGGAGGCCAGGATGAAGAATAA